One Chitinophaga varians DNA window includes the following coding sequences:
- a CDS encoding SusD/RagB family nutrient-binding outer membrane lipoprotein, whose product MKKQFRYILPLVMAAVLNGCTKNFDDLNTNPGAITDAGLREIPFMFSKAQSSAAINQGYYQTTQNLYADLYAQYFALNTTSFQTDRYQINDAWLPRPGIVTYVQTVPQLFTIFEKTDKSSGEYALAEIMWVYAFHHMTDYFGPVPYFDAGKAQDVIAYDAQDKIYDDFFKRLDHAVKNLQQAGAANVFGTYDLFYSGDVQQWIRFANTLRLRLALRISGVLPDRAKQEAEAAVAAGVMTDITHTAKLKRSLNGSDGNGLARIASYNEFSMSSTMLSYLKGYNDPRLGKMYQPSIAGGTFRGVRNGSPAVALNNPLNQAAQTSNAGTYWVTWNGSSWLPALEASQTILYAAEAYFLRAEGAMNGWNMGGTAQALYEKGIETSLQQWGVTDGAVINAYTQSAAVPVAPGDVANSPAVADIPVKFGASAGVQRQQIGTQKWIAVYPDGLEGWAEFRRSGYPKMYPVLQSENADLPAGTFIKRLPYPSAEATTNAAELKKGVQLLGGPDNAATRLWWDVE is encoded by the coding sequence ATGAAAAAACAATTCCGATATATACTTCCGCTGGTAATGGCTGCTGTACTGAACGGCTGCACGAAAAATTTTGATGACCTGAACACCAATCCCGGCGCTATCACCGATGCCGGCCTGCGGGAAATACCATTTATGTTTTCCAAAGCCCAGTCTTCTGCGGCCATCAACCAGGGCTATTACCAGACAACGCAGAACCTGTACGCCGATCTGTACGCACAATACTTTGCGCTGAATACCACCAGCTTTCAGACCGACCGTTACCAGATCAACGATGCGTGGCTGCCACGGCCGGGCATTGTCACTTATGTACAGACCGTACCACAGTTGTTTACCATTTTTGAGAAGACAGACAAGTCTTCCGGTGAATATGCCCTGGCAGAAATTATGTGGGTGTACGCTTTTCATCATATGACGGATTACTTCGGCCCGGTACCGTATTTCGATGCCGGCAAAGCACAGGACGTGATTGCCTATGATGCGCAGGACAAGATTTATGACGATTTTTTCAAGCGGCTGGACCATGCCGTAAAGAACCTGCAACAGGCCGGCGCCGCTAATGTGTTCGGCACCTATGATCTTTTTTATAGTGGCGATGTTCAGCAGTGGATACGTTTCGCCAATACCTTACGCCTAAGGCTGGCGCTGCGAATTTCCGGCGTGTTGCCCGACCGTGCCAAACAGGAGGCGGAAGCAGCAGTGGCCGCGGGGGTGATGACGGACATCACGCACACGGCTAAACTGAAACGTTCCCTCAACGGCAGCGATGGCAACGGCCTGGCAAGGATAGCATCCTATAATGAGTTCAGTATGAGCTCCACCATGCTGTCTTATCTCAAAGGGTATAACGATCCCCGTTTGGGCAAAATGTACCAGCCTTCTATAGCAGGCGGCACATTCAGAGGAGTGCGCAACGGTTCACCGGCCGTAGCGCTAAACAATCCGCTGAACCAGGCGGCACAAACATCCAACGCGGGCACCTATTGGGTCACCTGGAACGGCAGCTCATGGCTGCCGGCGCTGGAGGCTTCGCAGACCATTCTGTACGCCGCAGAAGCCTATTTCTTGCGGGCGGAAGGCGCCATGAACGGCTGGAACATGGGCGGTACCGCACAGGCGTTGTATGAAAAAGGAATCGAGACCAGCCTGCAGCAGTGGGGCGTTACCGACGGCGCTGTCATTAACGCCTATACGCAATCTGCCGCCGTACCGGTGGCGCCGGGAGATGTAGCCAATTCACCTGCCGTTGCTGACATACCGGTGAAGTTCGGCGCCAGCGCCGGCGTGCAACGCCAGCAGATAGGCACCCAGAAGTGGATCGCTGTCTATCCCGACGGCCTGGAAGGCTGGGCGGAATTCCGCCGCAGCGGTTATCCTAAAATGTACCCGGTATTACAGTCAGAGAATGCTGACCTGCCTGCCGGGACTTTCATCAAACGGTTGCCTTACCCTTCCGCAGAGGCCACTACCAATGCGGCTGAACTGAAAAAGGGCGTGCAGCTGCTGGGTGGGCCTGACAATGCCGCCACGCGCTTGTGGTGGGACGTGGAATAG
- a CDS encoding alpha/beta hydrolase family protein yields the protein MLNTIVQFFMVVTSFFPAIGQPLPKVLPAEREDIAGRQLKLAAAAAFQRHTTLPRTTEEWTTWRQQLREKIVRETGMQEDHVLPLDVKETGRIQQQGYSIRNISFQTRPGVYATANLYMPDGPGPFPAVINMHGHWPGARTGDMVQATAHELAGHGYICLNIDAWGAGERTTTPGVAEYHGASLGASLMNAGATLMGMQLTDNMRGVDLLCSLPQADKKRIGATGASGGGNQTMWLTAMDERIKAAVPVVSVGTFEAYILNSNCVCELLPSGLTFTEEAGILAMAAPRALKVCNAEKDASKSFYPSEMLRSYKAAIPLFQLLKAGDRLQYQLFDTTHGYWPEIRSTMLGWFDQHLKGTGNGGPVPLPATVLLPAAQLLTFPSLQRDSNVMSTAAWCRQAGSEWRANMLGHDRLDVKEKRAALKAVLKEQQLQLKTIHPFSPEQGWDRLALETTDGELLPLLHRKPRKRENGYVILTHSGGKDSIPSDRIDELLAHGYGVVLADLWGTGEQSSETANKIDGSLPRFHTLARSALWLGHTLQGKWVSDLRLLTGFLRSHYGVKRITLEGYRETAMAGLFLAALEPGASKVVLHNSPISYQFAGRQGVDYFNMSIHLPGFLPWGDVSLAAALTGREIELIAPVDMSGNPVNGLPLKFYRDEFQEMRKRCRQRGQLIVRTAAANFNIEK from the coding sequence ATGTTGAATACGATAGTGCAGTTTTTCATGGTAGTGACTTCGTTTTTTCCGGCCATAGGGCAGCCGTTGCCCAAAGTGCTTCCCGCTGAGCGGGAAGATATTGCCGGCAGGCAGCTGAAGCTGGCGGCTGCCGCTGCTTTCCAGCGGCATACCACACTGCCGCGGACAACTGAAGAGTGGACCACCTGGCGGCAGCAGCTGCGCGAAAAAATTGTCCGTGAAACAGGAATGCAGGAAGACCATGTGCTGCCGCTCGATGTAAAGGAGACAGGGCGCATACAACAACAGGGGTACAGCATCCGTAATATCTCATTTCAAACCCGGCCCGGTGTATACGCTACCGCCAATCTGTATATGCCGGACGGACCGGGGCCTTTTCCGGCCGTGATCAACATGCACGGCCACTGGCCCGGCGCCCGTACCGGCGATATGGTACAGGCCACCGCCCATGAACTGGCCGGCCACGGCTATATCTGCCTGAACATAGACGCATGGGGCGCAGGAGAGAGGACCACCACGCCCGGCGTGGCAGAATACCACGGCGCCAGCCTCGGCGCTTCGCTGATGAATGCCGGTGCTACCCTGATGGGCATGCAGTTGACCGATAACATGCGGGGAGTAGACCTGCTGTGCAGCCTGCCGCAAGCTGACAAAAAACGTATAGGCGCCACCGGTGCCAGCGGCGGGGGGAATCAAACCATGTGGCTAACGGCCATGGATGAACGAATTAAAGCGGCGGTGCCGGTCGTCAGCGTAGGCACCTTTGAAGCGTATATCCTTAACAGTAACTGTGTATGTGAGCTGCTGCCCTCGGGGCTGACCTTTACCGAAGAAGCCGGTATCCTCGCCATGGCAGCGCCACGGGCCCTGAAAGTATGCAATGCGGAAAAAGACGCCAGCAAATCCTTTTATCCTTCGGAGATGCTGCGTAGCTATAAAGCGGCCATACCATTGTTTCAGCTGCTGAAAGCCGGCGACAGGCTGCAATACCAGCTCTTTGATACCACCCACGGCTACTGGCCGGAAATACGCAGCACCATGCTGGGCTGGTTTGATCAGCACCTGAAAGGTACCGGCAATGGCGGGCCCGTACCCTTGCCTGCCACGGTTTTATTACCCGCTGCGCAGCTGCTTACCTTCCCTTCGTTGCAGCGTGACAGTAACGTGATGAGCACCGCCGCCTGGTGCCGTCAGGCTGGCAGCGAATGGCGCGCCAATATGCTGGGCCATGACCGCCTGGACGTAAAAGAAAAAAGGGCCGCGCTGAAAGCCGTATTGAAGGAGCAGCAACTGCAACTGAAGACAATACATCCGTTTTCTCCGGAACAGGGGTGGGACCGGCTGGCACTGGAAACAACGGACGGTGAACTGCTGCCGTTGCTGCACCGTAAGCCGCGCAAAAGAGAAAACGGCTACGTGATACTCACGCACAGCGGTGGAAAAGACAGCATTCCTTCAGACCGTATCGATGAGCTGCTGGCGCACGGCTACGGCGTAGTGCTGGCAGACCTGTGGGGCACCGGTGAACAAAGCTCCGAAACAGCCAATAAGATTGACGGTAGCCTGCCCCGCTTTCATACGCTGGCACGCAGCGCGCTTTGGCTGGGACATACGCTGCAAGGCAAATGGGTCAGCGACCTGCGGCTGTTGACCGGCTTTCTCCGCAGCCATTACGGCGTAAAACGCATTACACTGGAAGGTTACCGGGAAACAGCCATGGCCGGCCTTTTCCTCGCTGCGCTGGAACCTGGTGCCAGCAAAGTGGTGCTGCATAACAGCCCGATCAGTTATCAGTTTGCTGGCAGGCAGGGCGTCGATTACTTCAACATGAGCATTCACCTGCCAGGCTTCCTGCCCTGGGGAGACGTATCCCTGGCCGCCGCGCTCACCGGCCGCGAAATAGAACTGATAGCGCCGGTAGACATGTCCGGTAACCCGGTCAACGGGCTGCCGCTCAAATTTTACCGCGATGAGTTCCAGGAAATGCGGAAACGCTGCCGCCAGCGCGGACAACTGATCGTCCGCACAGCAGCCGCCAATTTTAACATCGAAAAATAA
- a CDS encoding Gfo/Idh/MocA family oxidoreductase encodes MKNNRRDFLKLASLAGIGLTGSAVLPGIGTAHAAGMPDNLLQLAQQARKQRFNMSGYAAPKIDTVRIGYVGLGNRGSAAVERITWLQNIEVKALCDIRPEKIAETKKRIANSGYHPHEYTGSADAWKKMCERNDIDLIYIATPWELHTPIAVYAMEQGKHVATEIPAATSLEECWRLVETSERTRKHCVMLENCCYDFFELLTLNMARQGFFGEIIHCEGAYIHDIFESMFDKTKRYNNWRLRENAKHNGNLYPTHGLGPVCQVLNINRGDSMEYLVSVSSNDFMMHPYAVSLAEKDDFYKQFANAHFRGNMNVSTIRTRKGKTIMVQHDVTSPRPYSRIHLVSGTKATAQKYPLPARIATSHEGWLSDADFKKLEEQYMPAIVRKVGDMAKQVGGHGGMDFMMDWRLIDCLRNGLPMDMDVYDAATWSAIWPLSEWSVGHRSNSIDVPDFTGGSWKNNQPVDISLAQGGTTGVVNKRQASPENKQ; translated from the coding sequence ATGAAAAATAACCGCAGGGATTTTCTCAAACTGGCCAGCCTCGCCGGTATCGGCCTCACCGGCAGCGCCGTGCTGCCGGGCATCGGAACAGCCCATGCCGCCGGTATGCCGGACAACCTGCTGCAACTGGCGCAACAAGCCCGTAAGCAACGCTTTAATATGAGCGGCTACGCCGCCCCAAAAATCGATACGGTCCGCATCGGCTACGTAGGCCTTGGCAACAGAGGCTCGGCCGCGGTGGAACGTATCACCTGGCTCCAGAATATTGAAGTGAAAGCCCTCTGCGATATCCGCCCGGAAAAAATAGCAGAAACAAAAAAAAGAATCGCCAACAGCGGCTATCACCCCCACGAATACACGGGATCTGCCGATGCCTGGAAAAAGATGTGCGAACGCAATGATATCGACCTCATATACATCGCCACGCCGTGGGAACTGCATACGCCCATTGCGGTATACGCCATGGAACAGGGCAAACACGTGGCCACGGAAATACCCGCCGCCACTTCGCTGGAAGAATGCTGGCGGCTGGTGGAAACATCGGAACGTACCCGCAAACACTGTGTGATGCTGGAAAACTGCTGTTACGATTTCTTTGAGCTGCTTACGCTCAACATGGCTCGCCAGGGCTTCTTCGGAGAAATCATCCACTGCGAAGGCGCCTATATCCACGATATCTTCGAAAGCATGTTTGATAAAACCAAACGGTATAACAACTGGCGCCTCCGCGAAAACGCCAAACATAACGGTAACCTGTATCCCACACATGGACTGGGACCGGTATGCCAGGTGCTGAACATCAATCGCGGCGATAGTATGGAATACCTCGTATCTGTTTCGTCCAATGATTTTATGATGCACCCCTATGCGGTATCACTGGCGGAAAAAGACGATTTCTATAAACAATTCGCCAATGCGCATTTCAGGGGTAACATGAACGTATCTACGATCCGCACCCGCAAAGGCAAAACCATTATGGTGCAACACGATGTTACCTCTCCGCGGCCTTATTCCCGTATCCACCTGGTCAGCGGCACCAAAGCCACCGCGCAGAAATACCCGTTGCCCGCCCGCATCGCCACCAGCCACGAAGGATGGCTCAGCGATGCTGATTTTAAAAAACTGGAAGAGCAATATATGCCGGCCATCGTGCGGAAAGTAGGGGACATGGCCAAACAGGTGGGCGGCCATGGCGGTATGGACTTCATGATGGACTGGCGCCTGATCGATTGCCTGCGTAACGGCCTCCCCATGGACATGGACGTATACGATGCCGCTACCTGGAGCGCCATATGGCCGCTCAGTGAATGGTCCGTCGGACATCGCTCCAATTCCATTGATGTGCCTGACTTTACAGGCGGGTCATGGAAAAACAACCAGCCGGTGGACATCTCCCTGGCACAGGGCGGCACCACCGGTGTGGTCAACAAAAGGCAGGCATCTCCCGAAAACAAACAATAA
- a CDS encoding glucosamine-6-phosphate deaminase, with protein sequence MKIIRSNNPQELGTTAGQDAAALINQAIREKGQANIILATGTSQFETLQELIATDIDWSKVVMFHLDEYIGLPVTHPASFRKYLKERFLQKVGPLKAAYLIDGETDPNAEIARLSALIQAHPIDVALVGVGENGHLAFNDPPADFTTKAPYLVVDLDQACRQQQANEGWFETAADVPAQAISMSVHQIMLSKHIICSVPGERKATAVKNSLEQPVSNLFPASILQQHPHCTFYLDTAAAALLA encoded by the coding sequence ATGAAAATCATCCGATCCAACAACCCGCAGGAATTAGGAACAACAGCCGGTCAGGATGCGGCTGCGCTGATCAACCAGGCTATCCGTGAAAAAGGACAGGCTAATATTATCCTGGCTACCGGCACCAGCCAGTTTGAAACCCTCCAGGAGCTGATAGCCACTGATATTGACTGGAGCAAGGTGGTGATGTTCCACCTCGATGAATATATCGGGTTGCCGGTAACCCATCCGGCCAGTTTCCGCAAATACCTCAAAGAACGCTTTTTGCAGAAGGTAGGGCCACTGAAAGCGGCTTACCTGATTGACGGGGAAACAGACCCTAACGCAGAGATAGCCCGCTTGTCTGCCCTGATACAGGCACATCCCATTGATGTGGCGCTGGTAGGCGTAGGGGAGAATGGCCACCTTGCTTTCAACGATCCTCCGGCAGACTTTACCACGAAGGCGCCTTACCTGGTGGTGGACCTGGACCAGGCATGCCGGCAGCAACAGGCCAACGAAGGCTGGTTTGAAACAGCGGCGGATGTGCCCGCACAAGCCATCAGCATGTCGGTACATCAGATCATGTTGTCTAAACATATTATCTGTTCCGTGCCGGGCGAAAGAAAGGCCACTGCCGTAAAAAACAGCCTGGAACAGCCGGTCAGCAACCTGTTTCCGGCCAGCATATTACAACAACATCCGCATTGTACTTTTTATCTCGATACTGCTGCGGCGGCATTACTGGCATAA
- a CDS encoding serine hydrolase domain-containing protein, producing MRWKSILLFTLTITLQATGQSLPDTAMVLAKNTAIYELVISQNGRVIFRHNYNGQQPDTLHNSQSLTKSIMSVLIGIAIDKGYIADPDQEIGQWFPELAKDPDARKQHITLHQIMDQASGLWHENLEGGLGEYLSQANPSQYVLAQPLLDAPGTVFHYNNAATHLLSVILTKATGMPVATFAQRFLFSKLGIQHADWKKMNDGYDDGAGLRSVYLSTAAINKIGNLLLQEGQYNGQTIVSRKWARVLMQPPLTRATGWGFTGSQYALCWYHVRYDGQPVTYGMGWGGQYMIIIPGLKAVIAVHERVNDTTAVQQALYFEQSVFPLLWKYLQTKK from the coding sequence ATGCGATGGAAATCAATCCTGCTGTTCACCCTGACAATCACACTTCAGGCCACCGGGCAGTCCCTGCCAGACACCGCCATGGTACTGGCGAAAAACACCGCCATATACGAGCTGGTCATCTCCCAAAACGGTCGTGTTATCTTCCGGCATAACTACAATGGCCAGCAGCCGGACACCCTTCACAATAGCCAGTCGCTCACCAAAAGCATCATGTCTGTATTAATCGGCATCGCTATCGACAAAGGTTATATTGCCGATCCGGACCAGGAAATCGGTCAATGGTTTCCGGAGCTGGCCAAAGACCCGGATGCCCGCAAACAGCATATCACACTGCATCAGATCATGGACCAGGCTTCGGGGCTATGGCATGAAAACCTGGAAGGCGGACTGGGCGAATACCTGTCACAAGCCAATCCTTCACAATATGTGCTGGCCCAGCCGCTGCTTGATGCACCGGGAACAGTGTTCCATTACAACAATGCCGCCACTCACCTGCTGTCGGTGATACTGACCAAAGCCACCGGCATGCCTGTGGCCACTTTCGCGCAGAGGTTTCTCTTCAGCAAACTGGGCATTCAACACGCCGATTGGAAAAAGATGAATGACGGATATGATGATGGCGCGGGGTTGCGCAGCGTATACCTGTCTACCGCGGCCATCAATAAAATCGGAAACCTGCTGTTGCAGGAAGGGCAGTACAACGGGCAAACCATCGTATCCCGGAAGTGGGCACGCGTGCTGATGCAACCGCCGTTAACGCGGGCTACCGGCTGGGGATTTACCGGTTCACAATATGCTTTATGCTGGTATCATGTACGTTATGATGGTCAGCCTGTTACTTATGGTATGGGATGGGGCGGCCAGTACATGATCATTATTCCCGGCCTGAAAGCCGTGATAGCTGTACACGAGCGGGTGAACGATACTACTGCCGTGCAGCAGGCCTTGTACTTTGAGCAATCGGTTTTTCCCTTATTATGGAAGTACCTCCAAACAAAAAAATAA